The Pontibacter sp. SGAir0037 DNA segment TACCTGATCCGCCACGGGCAAACCGACTACAACCTGCAGGGCATTGTGCAGGGCAGTGGAATAGATTCTGATCTGAATGCAGAGGGACGTAAACAGGCAGCCTCTTTTTTCGAAAAGTATAAGGATGTTCCGTTTGATAAAGTTTATACTTCAGCTCTGAAAAGAACGATGCAGTCGGTACAGGGATTCCTGGACATGGGGCTGCCGCACGAGCAGCATGCCGGGCTGAACGAGATCAGCTGGGGCCACAGAGAGGGCACCCGTATCACCCCGGAAGAAGATGCTTATTATTATGGTGTGCTTCGCACCTGGGAAGAAGGCAATACCTCGGTACCGATAGAAGGAGGTGAAAGTCCGGAAATGGTGGCTGCCCGGCAGAAACCATTTATTGATCTAATGCTGAGCAGGCCGGAGGAGAAAACGATCCTGATCTGCATGCATGGCCGGGCAATGCGGGTTTTATTATGCCAGCTGCTCAACTACCCGCTTCGGTGCATGGATAAGTTCGAGCACCTGAACCTGTGTCTCTATGAGCTGGATTATACCGGTACTATGTTCACAGTGAAGAAGTACTGCGATGTGTCGCATGCTTACGGGCAGGACAAGCCGCTGGTAGGTTAGCAAACAAAGCTGAACAAATAACACAAGGATAGTTTGAATAAAATATTTTTAGCTATATTTTTGGGCAGATTATTCTGATTATACACGACCTAAAAGGCAAAACACATAACACGATATTTATGGCTGAAGTGATACGTATGCCTAAGATGAGCGACACGATGACGGAGGGGGTGATAGCATCTTGGCTAAAGAAAGAAGGCGATAAGGTGAGCGCAGGCGACATCTTAGCCGAAGTTGAAACCGATAAGGCAACGATGGAGCTGGAGTCTTACGAAGATGGTACTCTCTTGTACATTGGTCCGAAAAAGGGCGATGCTGTACCTGTAGATGCTGTTATTGCCATTATTGGTAATGCTGGCGAAGACATTGCCGATCTGGTGGCACAGGCCAAAGGCGAAAAGAGCGCTCCTGCAGCAGCTCCTGCTCCTGAACCTAAGAAAGAAGAGGCCCCTGCAGCTCCGGCTAAAAAAGAGCCAGCTGTTCCGAAGGCTGATATCAAAGCTACTGTTATTAAAATGCCTAAAATGAGCGATACCATGACAGAAGGTGTGCTTGTTTCGTGGCTGAAGAAAACAGGCGATAAAGTAAAATCAGGCGATGTGCTGGCCGAAGTGGAAACCGATAAGGCAACCATGGAGCTGGAGTCGTATGAGGACGGTATCTTATTGTATACAGGTGTAAACGAAGGTGACTCTGTAGCTGTTGACGCCGTTATTGCGGTGATCGGTGAAGAGGGTGCCGACTACAAAGCATTGTTAGACGGTGGAAATGTTGCTGAATCCGGCGATCTGCCAGAGGATGTAGAAGCACGTTCAAGCGAAGAGAATGCAAAATCGGATGCGAACATTGCTTCCCGTGCCAATGAAGTAACCTCTGACAAAGTACAGCAGACTTCTGTACCTGCCCATGGAACCTCTGCCTCAGCTGCCACTGAAGATGGCGGCAGGATTAAAGCATCTCCGCTTGCAAAGAAAGTAGCGCAGGACAAAGGCGTTAATCTTTCTGATGTAAAAGGTTCGGGCGAGGGTGGCCGCATTGTGTTACGCGATGTAGAAAACTTTACTCCTTCTGCTCCAAAAGCGCAGGCTGCTCCACAGCCAGGTAAGCCAGCTGCTGCTCCGGCGCCGGCTGTGTTCGGTTCGCCGCAGGAGTCTTACGAAGAGGTGAATGTATCACAGATGCGTAAGGTGATTGCCCGTCGTCTGTCTGAAAGCCTGTTCACGGCTCCGCACTTCTACCTGACAATGGCCATTGATATGGATAAAGCCATGACA contains these protein-coding regions:
- a CDS encoding histidine phosphatase family protein; translated protein: MSIKKVYLIRHGQTDYNLQGIVQGSGIDSDLNAEGRKQAASFFEKYKDVPFDKVYTSALKRTMQSVQGFLDMGLPHEQHAGLNEISWGHREGTRITPEEDAYYYGVLRTWEEGNTSVPIEGGESPEMVAARQKPFIDLMLSRPEEKTILICMHGRAMRVLLCQLLNYPLRCMDKFEHLNLCLYELDYTGTMFTVKKYCDVSHAYGQDKPLVG
- a CDS encoding pyruvate dehydrogenase complex dihydrolipoamide acetyltransferase, which codes for MAEVIRMPKMSDTMTEGVIASWLKKEGDKVSAGDILAEVETDKATMELESYEDGTLLYIGPKKGDAVPVDAVIAIIGNAGEDIADLVAQAKGEKSAPAAAPAPEPKKEEAPAAPAKKEPAVPKADIKATVIKMPKMSDTMTEGVLVSWLKKTGDKVKSGDVLAEVETDKATMELESYEDGILLYTGVNEGDSVAVDAVIAVIGEEGADYKALLDGGNVAESGDLPEDVEARSSEENAKSDANIASRANEVTSDKVQQTSVPAHGTSASAATEDGGRIKASPLAKKVAQDKGVNLSDVKGSGEGGRIVLRDVENFTPSAPKAQAAPQPGKPAAAPAPAVFGSPQESYEEVNVSQMRKVIARRLSESLFTAPHFYLTMAIDMDKAMTARASMNEVSPVKISFNDMVIKAAAVALRQHPAVNSSWLGDKIRYNKHINIGVAVAVDEGLLVPVVRHADFKSLSAISSEVKELGGKAKNKKLQPSEWEGSTFTISNLGMFGIEEFTAIINPPDACIMAVGGISQVPVVKNGQITIGNVMKVTLSCDHRVVDGAVGSAFLQTFKSLLEDPIRLLV